The DNA window AAAGACTTCTCAGGCTCTGAAGTTCAATGGCATCTCCGACCGGTGTTCCGGTTGCATGGCATTCGATCAGATCGACATCTTGGGGCGACCAGCCGGCAGCAGCATAGGCACTGCGCATGGCACGCACCTGGCCTTCACTGTCAGGGGCCAGCAGCTTGCCCCGCATGTCGTTGGAAAGGCCGGCACCTTGAATTAAAGCGAAAATACGGTCCTGGTCCCGCCGGGCATCATTTAGGCGTTTTAATACCAGGATGCCGACACCCTCTCCCACCACCAGGCCGTCGGCCCGCTCGTTAAAGGGGGCACATCTGCCGGAAGGCGATAATGCCCTGAGCTGGCTGAATCCGATCTGAGTATAAAGGTTTTCGGGCCTGGAGACCCCCCCGGCCAGCATGGCATCGGCCCGAAAAGACGAAAGTTCGTCGCAGGCCAGTTTAACCGCGTAAAGCGATGATGCGCAGGCGGCATCGAGGGTGTAGCTTCCGCCCCCAAGTCCTAAACTCTCGGACAGTAAAGCGGCCGGCAGGCTGGTTACCCTGGCGGCCAGGCACTCCTGCCTGGAAAGCGGTACATGCAGATCGGATCGCGGTTGGCCGAAGAGTCTTTCCTCAAAAGATGTTCCCAGGATCTTGCGGGTAATTTTTGAAGACGCATCGGTCGGCAGGGCAATCGCCGCCAGAATCGTCCCGATATTCTTTTTGTTTAAGGTATCGGTCGCGCAGCCGGCCAGGGCTTGCCTGCCGGCATGCAGAACCAGTTGATGCAAAGGATCGAGGGCATTTAAAAGTTCTTTGTCAAGGTCGATCCCTTCGGGGTTGAATTCAAAGTCGTGGATCAGACAGGCACGCTTTGAAAAGGTTTTGTCCGGCCTGGGATCAGGATCGTAGATGGCATCGGGCGCAACGATCCAGCGGTCCGGCGGGACCTCGCCGCTTGCGTCGATCTTGTTGACGATATTGTGCCAGAATGTATCAAGATCGGGAGCCCCGGGGAAAATGCCGGCCATCCCGACTACGGCTATGGGTGGTTTTTGTTTCATTCTCCAAGGTTTTCAGCTAATCGATACACATCTCTCAATTTTCCAAATGACCAATGACAAGTGTTTCCTATAATAGTTACACCAAAAATACAATATTTGAAATTTAACGAAAGATGGTTTAAGAGCAAAACATCATGAGTTCCTACCAGAAAGAGCAGATAGAAGCACTGCTTTTAGTGCAGCGCCACTTGGCGATGCTTTCCGCAAGTAAACGGCAGTGCCTGGAGTCCCAAATCTCGGATTACCTGTTATTTCGAGAAGAGGTGGACGCCTTTTTGAACGCGCATTTCAGCTTTGATGTACATGCATAACAGCCCGGGTCTGTTGAGAGTCAAAGCACAGGCAAAGAGAGGTAATTGGATAAAAACTTGAACTGATTCTTTATCTTTGATCGTTATATGTAGCAAACAAAGCCTCTAAAATATATTGATTTCGTTATGCAATCAGGTATAGACTTTTTTAGTTACCGGGTGCAGTTGCAGACATGAAACCATGCAATGAAACGGAGACAGACCGGTTCTATATGTTGTGGTGTGATTCAGATAAAAAAGCTTTCAGACTATCATTTTGGATTTAATATGTGTTTTTCGTATCACAACATTTTGATTACGTTGATAATTCCAACTTTTGGCGAGTTATCCACAGAATGCGGGGTTTAAATCTGAGCATGAAAAGGGTGCAAATTTTTCCATCGGGGTATCTGTTCCTAAAATCAACTTGTTATCTGGGGTTCTTTCATATAAGTTCAAGTTCTGATTACTCAATGTAAAATAAAATAGCGTTTGACTTTGAGGCAAGAGGACATAGGAGGGGCAACCATGATTAACAATGAAGGTCTCTTATCAAGAATTACGGTCAATCCTAAAGTCATGGTAGGAAAACCGACAATTCGGGGGATGAGGATCACGGTAGAGCAAATTTTACGAGCACTAGCCGGTGGAATTTCTGGACGGGAATTGTTAGAAGAGTATCCTGATCTCGAGCCGGAAGATATTCAAGCCGTACTTATTTACGCTGCTGAATTGGTTAGCGAAGAACAAATATTTCCCATTGAGGTTTCGGCGTGACATCGTCTCGTTTAAAGTTTCTGGTTGATGTAGGTGTTGGCAAAAAGATTGAACTGTTTTTAAAGGAAAAGGGATACAATACAAAAACTGTAAGGACAATAGACCCCCAAATGTCTGATGAAGAAATTATTCGCCTTTTGTTAAATGAAAATCGAATGATTATCACAATGGACAAAGATTTTGGTGAATTGGTATACCATTATGGAAGAGACCCCTGCGGGGTACTATTGCTACGCTTGGAGAACGCAACCGGATCTGAAAAGCAGGAAGTAGTTGCAAATATATTAGCAAAGCATTCTACCGATATCGTAAATCGTTATTGTGTGTTTCAAAATGGTAGGCTGAGAATTAGAAAAATTGGACGATAGTGAAACAATCCCTATCCTATGAAACTGCTCCGTGGCGCGGACTCGACATACCTTGCCGCTTGCGCAAGACT is part of the Candidatus Desulfatibia profunda genome and encodes:
- a CDS encoding DUF433 domain-containing protein, which gives rise to MINNEGLLSRITVNPKVMVGKPTIRGMRITVEQILRALAGGISGRELLEEYPDLEPEDIQAVLIYAAELVSEEQIFPIEVSA
- a CDS encoding DUF5615 family PIN-like protein; amino-acid sequence: MTSSRLKFLVDVGVGKKIELFLKEKGYNTKTVRTIDPQMSDEEIIRLLLNENRMIITMDKDFGELVYHYGRDPCGVLLLRLENATGSEKQEVVANILAKHSTDIVNRYCVFQNGRLRIRKIGR